One genomic segment of Culturomica massiliensis includes these proteins:
- a CDS encoding OmpA family protein — MIGKLSFLLTLIVLVCASCSSRYYIRRGNVIYETGRYYKAETKYDKAFNKARNPELRARAAMLAARCTEDVNKIADAHNWYRKAVQANKELPDPYLKMAEMNVRRGDFDAAFENYERFAELFPEDERAKDGRYYVELLMKDLSQETRYTVELQKDFNSRYGDFGPVFYPEDNNIVYFASSRPQEKRKGKRTDPVTGDAFCHIYVTEYTQEIKTVDKQGKVKVKRFPEPRWLKPAVLKDSLWSPKGEGGLCFSADGNDLYFTSSRVVEGRNRGTRIYKAQRTEDEKTGKKIWGKLSKSGICGDSVSVGHPAVTPDGSRIYFATDLLPGGKGGKDIWFAEWLDGKWGEPQNAGDLINTEKDEMYPYVRDNGELYFASNGHNGYGGLDIYCLKEVEGEQQLEHLPAPINSFADDFGITFRSGKEEGFFTSSRVGRNDKIYSFAYIPQQLKVKLLARNNTTELPIPKVAVTVTCDDGSVVYLETDSTGMAQMEVLPQQEYVFAAENPRFLKGKGMVSTYREKGDRVFEVLIEMQPIEKPIVIPNIYFDLGKWELRQDAMDNLKELLTILKDNPNIAIELSAHTDMIGNDKANLELSEKRAQSVVDYLISKGVYWDRLEAKGYGETQPRQIDEKTAKAYSFLKVGDVLTERFVNRLRGQQREDALQLNRRIEFKVTRTNYKPGPDSRHNPYLVARTAEEVQKVGETRLKDLKSVKGAFFTLQLGVFKTVPQLIYNFPVVFTEKVNNGGVRYCTGIYDTREEAAAAAAALKKKGIDCFVRGYN, encoded by the coding sequence ATGATCGGAAAATTATCATTCTTACTGACTTTAATTGTATTGGTGTGTGCGTCCTGTTCTTCCCGCTATTATATAAGAAGGGGAAATGTGATTTATGAAACCGGACGTTATTATAAGGCAGAAACCAAATACGACAAGGCGTTTAATAAAGCCCGGAATCCTGAATTGCGGGCCCGTGCCGCGATGTTGGCCGCCCGTTGTACGGAAGATGTAAACAAGATTGCCGATGCGCACAATTGGTATCGGAAGGCAGTACAGGCCAATAAGGAATTGCCTGATCCGTATCTTAAAATGGCGGAGATGAATGTACGCAGGGGGGATTTCGATGCCGCTTTTGAAAATTACGAGCGTTTTGCAGAGTTGTTTCCGGAGGACGAACGGGCAAAAGACGGTAGATATTATGTGGAGTTGCTGATGAAGGATTTGTCTCAAGAGACCCGTTATACGGTGGAATTACAGAAAGATTTCAATTCGCGTTACGGAGATTTCGGCCCGGTATTCTATCCGGAAGACAATAATATCGTGTATTTTGCCTCCAGCCGTCCGCAGGAGAAGCGGAAAGGGAAGAGAACGGACCCGGTTACCGGGGATGCTTTTTGTCATATATATGTGACGGAATATACACAGGAAATTAAGACGGTCGATAAACAAGGTAAGGTAAAAGTAAAGCGTTTCCCGGAACCCCGCTGGCTGAAACCGGCTGTTCTCAAGGATTCACTCTGGTCACCCAAAGGAGAGGGCGGCTTGTGTTTTTCTGCCGACGGGAATGATCTTTATTTTACTTCTTCCCGCGTTGTGGAAGGAAGAAACCGGGGGACCCGGATTTACAAGGCTCAACGCACGGAAGACGAGAAAACCGGAAAGAAGATATGGGGTAAGTTGTCGAAATCCGGGATATGCGGGGATTCGGTTTCTGTCGGTCATCCCGCTGTTACGCCTGACGGTTCGCGGATATATTTTGCTACCGATCTTTTACCCGGCGGTAAAGGCGGAAAAGATATCTGGTTTGCCGAATGGCTGGATGGAAAATGGGGAGAACCGCAGAATGCCGGAGATTTGATCAATACGGAAAAGGATGAGATGTATCCCTATGTGCGTGATAACGGAGAGTTGTATTTTGCCTCCAACGGCCATAACGGTTACGGAGGACTCGATATTTATTGTTTAAAGGAGGTGGAAGGAGAACAGCAACTGGAACATTTGCCGGCTCCGATCAATTCTTTTGCCGATGATTTCGGTATCACGTTCAGATCGGGTAAGGAGGAGGGTTTTTTCACTTCTTCCCGGGTGGGGCGGAATGATAAAATTTATAGTTTTGCTTATATTCCCCAACAATTGAAGGTGAAATTGCTGGCCCGTAACAATACGACCGAGTTGCCTATTCCTAAGGTTGCGGTGACGGTAACCTGCGACGATGGTAGTGTCGTATATCTTGAAACCGATTCGACGGGTATGGCTCAGATGGAGGTTTTGCCTCAACAGGAATATGTGTTTGCGGCGGAAAACCCCCGTTTCCTGAAAGGAAAGGGGATGGTATCGACTTATCGGGAAAAGGGAGACCGGGTGTTCGAGGTGCTTATCGAAATGCAGCCGATCGAAAAACCGATTGTTATCCCGAATATTTATTTCGATCTCGGCAAATGGGAGTTGCGTCAGGATGCGATGGATAATTTAAAGGAGTTGTTGACGATTCTGAAAGACAATCCCAATATAGCGATAGAATTGTCAGCCCATACCGATATGATCGGTAATGATAAGGCCAATCTCGAACTTTCGGAAAAGCGGGCTCAATCGGTCGTGGATTATCTGATTTCCAAGGGCGTATATTGGGACCGGCTGGAAGCTAAAGGCTATGGTGAGACCCAGCCGAGGCAGATTGATGAGAAAACGGCAAAGGCATATTCTTTTCTGAAAGTGGGGGATGTATTGACAGAGCGTTTTGTAAACCGGTTGAGGGGACAGCAGCGGGAAGATGCCTTGCAATTGAACCGGCGTATCGAGTTTAAGGTTACACGTACCAATTATAAGCCCGGTCCCGATTCCCGGCACAATCCTTATCTGGTGGCCCGGACGGCGGAAGAGGTGCAGAAAGTGGGCGAGACCCGGTTGAAGGATCTGAAGAGTGTGAAAGGAGCGTTTTTTACCCTTCAGTTGGGGGTTTTCAAAACGGTTCCCCAGCTTATCTATAATTTCCCGGTTGTATTCACGGAAAAAGTGAACAACGGGGGCGTGCGTTATTGCACCGGCATTTACGATACCCGCGAAGAAGCCGCTGCCGCCGCCGCTGCCCTTAAAAAGAAGGGGATCGATTGCTTTGTCCGGGGCTATAATTAA
- the tsaE gene encoding tRNA (adenosine(37)-N6)-threonylcarbamoyltransferase complex ATPase subunit type 1 TsaE, giving the protein MKWTIGSLEEINETARKFLDYVGDRKIFALYGAMGVGKTTFVKAIAGCSGVVDDVSSPTFAIVNEYQTENEKVIYHFDFYRIKDISEALDFGYEEYFFSGNPCYIEWPEKIAELLPEDTVACYFRELADGSRELEVDM; this is encoded by the coding sequence ATGAAATGGACTATCGGTAGTTTGGAAGAGATCAATGAGACAGCCCGGAAATTTCTGGACTATGTCGGTGACCGGAAGATATTTGCTTTATATGGTGCTATGGGTGTCGGAAAAACAACTTTTGTAAAAGCCATAGCCGGTTGCAGCGGTGTCGTCGATGATGTGAGTTCGCCTACTTTTGCTATTGTGAACGAATATCAGACAGAAAATGAAAAAGTGATATACCATTTTGATTTTTATCGTATAAAAGATATATCGGAGGCTTTGGATTTCGGTTATGAAGAATATTTTTTCAGCGGGAATCCTTGCTATATCGAATGGCCGGAGAAAATAGCCGAATTGTTGCCGGAAGATACGGTGGCTTGTTATTTTAGGGAACTGGCTGACGGTAGCCGGGAGTTAGAGGTTGATATGTAA
- a CDS encoding tetratricopeptide repeat protein, which yields MKSIFYISLAVLVFALTGCSTKKNNFFTRQYHRLTTRYNVYFNGDEALKGGVKKMEQNHKEDYTNLLPVFVSNNEQTRAIGGSDMDYAIEKAVKAIDKHSITAKPKRRRNKNSKNYETFRKKKEFNDQIAKCYLLLGKAYFYKEKYNMAGNTFRYIQRQYPEDKALMTEVDLWMFRNLTEMGRYDEAVQYLASLEGAKLKRRQREMYAAARTDFYVRQAQYPQAIREAENLLGVCKSMKRKPRYNFMLSQLYLKENQDAQAMAALKKAVRFNFNYEMVFNAKINMALAYQAGDESVKKKLNKMLKDSRNEEYQDRIYYALANIEEKKGNEEAAIDLYWKSVKSSIDNDNQKSLSFLKLGGYYYKERQYVPAQSCYDSCMYFMDSRIEGYEQLKTLVGDLTELVTNLNTIQRQDSLQRLAALSDAERNNIIDGIIQDIKDEEKRQKEIEQQAMLERNFFQRNDMLSRGNTYNQSSSGSGGDWYFYNPMTISLGKNDFKRKWGRRKLEDNWRRQNKAMVDFTEESEVLAEEGEGTVKKADITSRDYYLEDIPLTEEQMTASNKKIEDAYYKAGEVYLYKFNDPEKALDCFTAFISRFPESGNITLVYYLAYEAAGKAGKASQAETLKDELIRKFPDSDYAKGLQDPEYFKKVDSDLRTVDRMYAEAYELYQNVYYKEALARCEDILQQFPGSKMSSYVLFLRAMCIVNLQPADEARIALNEVLAAKPTKRIQTVVNGILASMDVGDKPVLYADAEMYDARYLKSVRNWTFDEEKNAENTEEDRENPYKLNKEEEYCVVILLPEDMKTMQVLHLQTRLTFLNAALKAEQKDEKGDYQVKKEDLWYKTTALQIEPFANYGEAAVYLNRVAVDKTLLKNFKGARYRIFAISKTNFSVLKRLKNAEQYVDFFVTNYFDDRGQGEIITGRQGAAAHLFKYGADEKHDFVLMVPYRQVNVKKMAELLHGIEPAFALEKETYDDRYEMVVVKNVGTQVQSMEYLQLVSRNKEIFDRLSGTSSYMFTITQSNLGILLENQNIEEYMKFFDDNYQRNQSGEVGVGDGDFVYAKSVAHKFVLFYPNTIDPFKLKTTFEEFNFAGLMVNNVKYDDEHDCMVVSGFRNKEEAMRYFQTAVDNRKLFRSLRNVDYRNFIISDSNFDTMCEKKEIEQYLQFFKKYYLE from the coding sequence ATGAAGTCTATTTTTTATATATCATTAGCTGTTTTGGTGTTTGCACTGACGGGCTGCTCTACTAAAAAGAATAACTTTTTTACCCGGCAATATCACCGGTTGACAACTCGTTATAATGTATATTTTAACGGAGATGAGGCGTTGAAGGGCGGTGTGAAAAAGATGGAACAAAACCACAAGGAGGATTATACTAATTTATTGCCGGTATTTGTTTCCAATAATGAACAGACCAGGGCTATCGGCGGCAGTGATATGGATTATGCGATTGAAAAAGCCGTAAAGGCTATCGATAAGCATTCGATCACAGCAAAACCGAAGAGACGGCGGAATAAGAATTCAAAGAATTACGAGACTTTCCGTAAAAAGAAAGAGTTTAACGATCAGATTGCCAAATGTTATTTGCTATTAGGTAAAGCCTATTTTTACAAAGAGAAATATAACATGGCGGGCAATACGTTCCGTTATATTCAGCGGCAGTATCCGGAAGATAAGGCTTTGATGACAGAGGTAGATCTGTGGATGTTCCGGAACCTGACCGAGATGGGACGTTACGATGAAGCGGTACAATACCTCGCCTCTCTCGAGGGGGCTAAATTGAAACGTCGGCAAAGAGAGATGTATGCGGCTGCCCGTACCGATTTTTATGTCAGGCAGGCACAGTATCCGCAGGCCATCCGGGAGGCGGAGAATTTGCTCGGTGTGTGTAAGAGTATGAAGCGTAAGCCCCGTTACAATTTTATGCTTTCCCAGCTATATCTCAAAGAGAATCAGGATGCGCAGGCGATGGCTGCCTTAAAGAAAGCGGTTCGGTTTAACTTCAATTACGAAATGGTTTTCAATGCCAAGATCAATATGGCATTGGCATACCAGGCTGGAGATGAAAGTGTGAAGAAGAAATTGAATAAGATGTTGAAAGATTCCCGGAATGAGGAATACCAGGACCGTATATACTATGCTTTGGCCAATATAGAAGAAAAGAAAGGAAATGAGGAGGCTGCTATCGATTTGTATTGGAAGTCTGTAAAATCCAGTATAGACAACGATAACCAGAAGTCTTTGTCGTTTTTAAAGTTGGGCGGTTATTATTACAAAGAACGGCAGTATGTACCGGCTCAAAGCTGTTACGATTCCTGTATGTATTTTATGGATTCCCGGATTGAAGGTTATGAGCAGTTGAAGACGCTGGTGGGCGATTTGACGGAACTGGTAACGAATTTGAATACCATTCAGCGGCAGGATAGTTTACAACGTCTGGCTGCCTTGTCGGATGCGGAACGGAATAATATAATCGACGGGATTATCCAGGATATTAAGGATGAGGAAAAACGGCAAAAAGAAATAGAGCAGCAGGCTATGCTCGAGCGTAATTTTTTCCAGCGCAACGATATGTTGAGCCGGGGAAATACTTATAACCAATCTTCTTCCGGAAGCGGAGGCGACTGGTATTTTTATAATCCGATGACGATTTCATTGGGGAAAAATGACTTTAAGCGGAAGTGGGGACGCCGTAAACTGGAAGATAACTGGAGACGGCAGAACAAAGCCATGGTCGATTTTACGGAAGAATCGGAAGTATTGGCAGAGGAAGGAGAAGGTACAGTAAAGAAGGCGGATATTACCAGCCGTGATTATTATCTCGAAGATATTCCTTTGACGGAAGAGCAGATGACCGCTTCCAATAAGAAAATAGAGGATGCCTATTATAAGGCGGGAGAAGTGTATCTTTATAAATTCAATGATCCGGAAAAAGCATTGGATTGCTTTACTGCTTTTATCTCCCGTTTCCCGGAGAGCGGCAATATCACGTTGGTTTATTATCTGGCGTATGAGGCGGCGGGAAAAGCCGGCAAAGCCTCCCAGGCGGAGACGTTGAAGGACGAGCTGATCCGGAAATTTCCCGACAGCGATTATGCCAAAGGCTTGCAAGATCCCGAATATTTTAAGAAGGTGGACAGTGATTTAAGGACCGTCGACCGGATGTATGCGGAAGCTTACGAGTTGTATCAGAATGTATATTACAAAGAGGCGTTGGCCCGTTGTGAAGATATTTTACAGCAGTTTCCCGGGAGTAAGATGAGCAGTTATGTGTTGTTTTTGCGGGCGATGTGTATCGTGAATCTTCAACCGGCTGACGAGGCCCGGATTGCTTTGAATGAAGTTTTGGCAGCCAAACCGACAAAGCGTATTCAGACTGTTGTCAACGGGATACTGGCTTCGATGGATGTCGGGGATAAACCCGTTTTGTATGCCGATGCCGAGATGTATGATGCCCGCTATTTGAAGTCGGTGCGTAACTGGACGTTCGATGAGGAAAAGAATGCGGAGAATACGGAAGAGGACCGGGAAAATCCGTATAAACTAAATAAAGAAGAGGAATATTGCGTGGTTATCCTTCTGCCCGAGGATATGAAGACGATGCAGGTGTTGCATTTACAAACCCGTCTTACTTTCCTGAATGCGGCTTTGAAAGCGGAACAGAAAGATGAAAAGGGGGATTATCAGGTAAAGAAAGAGGATCTGTGGTATAAAACGACGGCATTACAGATCGAGCCTTTTGCAAATTACGGGGAGGCTGCCGTGTATTTAAACCGGGTTGCCGTAGATAAAACATTATTGAAAAATTTCAAAGGAGCCAGGTATCGTATTTTTGCAATCAGTAAAACGAATTTTTCCGTATTGAAGCGGTTGAAGAATGCAGAGCAATATGTCGATTTCTTTGTAACGAATTATTTTGACGACCGGGGTCAGGGAGAGATCATAACAGGCCGCCAGGGGGCTGCTGCCCATTTGTTTAAATACGGGGCCGATGAAAAGCATGATTTTGTCTTAATGGTACCTTACCGTCAGGTGAATGTGAAAAAAATGGCAGAATTATTGCATGGTATAGAACCTGCTTTTGCCTTGGAAAAAGAGACTTATGATGACCGGTATGAGATGGTTGTGGTGAAGAATGTCGGTACGCAGGTGCAGTCTATGGAATATCTGCAATTGGTTTCGCGCAATAAGGAGATTTTCGACCGGCTTTCCGGTACATCTTCGTATATGTTTACGATTACGCAGAGCAATTTGGGTATTTTACTGGAGAATCAGAATATCGAAGAGTATATGAAATTTTTCGATGATAATTATCAACGGAATCAAAGCGGGGAAGTCGGTGTCGGAGACGGCGATTTCGTATATGCGAAGAGTGTTGCCCATAAATTCGTATTGTTTTATCCGAATACGATCGATCCTTTTAAATTGAAGACGACTTTTGAAGAGTTTAATTTTGCCGGATTGATGGTAAATAACGTGAAGTATGACGATGAGCACGATTGTATGGTGGTGTCCGGATTCCGGAATAAGGAAGAAGCTATGCGTTATTTTCAGACTGCGGTCGATAATCGCAAGTTGTTCCGGTCTTTGAGGAATGTCGATTACCGGAATTTTATTATTTCCGACAGTAATTTCGATACCATGTGTGAGAAAAAAGAAATAGAACAGTATTTACAGTTTTTCAAAAAATATTATTTGGAATAA
- a CDS encoding alanine dehydrogenase, with amino-acid sequence MGDTDKRCSTVGQEWLFCQEKAVFLGRKQKKLVIGIPNELEKGENRVCLTPESVQILVSMGHTLFVQRGAGGNAHYSDTEYCDAGAYIVESAEEVYTADIVMKATSVSLSEARLMHDKQVILSPLKLVDLRKDAIVEMMQKKVTAVGFDIIKDADGFYPVVRIMSEIAGNCAIMIASEYLSNSGGGKGIILGGVSGITPTEVVILGAGTLGEYAARNALGLGATVKVFDRSVNRLQQLTEHLGQRVYTSVMHRPVLEKALKTADVLIGAVRCFDNDDDMVVNEEQVRLMKRGAVIVDLSIDHGSCIGTCGPTTHEHPVYMYEGVVHYCVPNVLSRVARTASIAYSNVFLPLLEKIALQGGLSNAIRQDIGLRNGVYIYNGILTKEVIADKFGLISRDINLLIAAL; translated from the coding sequence ATGGGAGATACAGATAAAAGATGCAGTACTGTCGGGCAAGAATGGTTGTTTTGCCAGGAGAAAGCTGTTTTTCTGGGGAGAAAACAGAAAAAGTTAGTTATCGGTATTCCCAACGAATTGGAAAAAGGTGAAAACCGGGTTTGTCTGACGCCGGAATCTGTGCAGATTTTGGTATCCATGGGGCATACTCTGTTTGTACAGCGGGGAGCGGGGGGGAATGCCCATTATTCGGATACGGAATATTGTGACGCAGGAGCTTATATTGTTGAGAGTGCAGAAGAGGTTTATACTGCGGATATTGTTATGAAAGCGACTTCTGTGTCTTTGTCCGAGGCCCGTTTGATGCATGACAAGCAGGTTATTCTTTCTCCTTTGAAATTGGTGGATTTGCGTAAAGATGCGATTGTCGAGATGATGCAGAAAAAAGTGACGGCAGTCGGTTTCGATATTATCAAGGATGCAGACGGCTTTTATCCGGTAGTACGTATTATGAGCGAGATCGCCGGGAATTGTGCCATTATGATTGCCAGTGAATATCTGAGTAATTCCGGAGGCGGGAAAGGTATTATTTTAGGAGGGGTCAGTGGGATTACACCTACGGAGGTGGTTATTCTCGGGGCGGGAACTTTGGGAGAGTATGCGGCCCGGAATGCGTTGGGACTCGGAGCTACGGTGAAAGTATTCGATCGTTCGGTCAACAGGTTGCAACAATTAACCGAGCACCTCGGGCAGCGTGTTTATACGTCGGTGATGCATCGTCCTGTTTTGGAAAAGGCTTTGAAGACGGCAGACGTGCTTATCGGTGCAGTGCGTTGCTTCGATAATGATGACGATATGGTGGTTAACGAGGAACAGGTGCGGTTGATGAAAAGGGGGGCTGTCATTGTCGATCTCTCCATCGATCACGGTAGTTGTATCGGTACGTGTGGTCCTACTACGCATGAGCATCCCGTTTATATGTATGAGGGAGTGGTTCATTATTGTGTGCCGAATGTGCTTTCCCGGGTAGCCCGGACGGCTTCGATCGCTTACAGCAATGTATTTTTGCCTTTGTTGGAGAAAATAGCACTCCAGGGCGGATTGTCCAATGCCATCCGGCAGGATATCGGTTTGCGGAACGGAGTCTATATTTATAACGGAATTTTGACGAAAGAAGTCATTGCCGATAAATTCGGTTTGATTTCCAGAGATATAAATCTATTGATAGCAGCTTTATAA
- a CDS encoding RelA/SpoT family protein, with protein MRELLSNYNPLIGEKLGTLQKSCRNLLSEEDIRLVEKAFTIAIQNGTPPETSSDVTPVLLPEQEVTRILDIAYIVTSEIGLGRTSLICALLHQSVEKEQIRLDTVTDIFGQKVAQILEGLKNISHIYATQKIVDSENFRKLLLSFAQDIRVQLIFLAEKLYALREAEHMPSGQQKALAQETDYIYIPFAHRLGLYNIKSEMEDRSLRYSNPDIYAEISRKLAESKDAREKYIAEFIAPIVEELNKRNIRFKVKYRTKTIASILNKMRKSQVEFEEIYDIFAVRFIIDSTGENEKPDCWRVYSIVTDKYTPNPQRLRDWISVPKSNGYESLQTTVLGPGKRWVEVQIRTERMDEIAEKGFAAHWKYKGGSSDSIIENWLNELREILESPEENAIELLDDLKLDLQDKEVHVFTPKGDLITLPAGATLLDFAYAIHTNIGGKCVGGKVNQRNEPLRYQLRNGDQISVLTSSNQQPKADWLNFAVTSKARNKIRQYLNEEINHQANIGKELLERRLKNWKIDFTDDVIRKLMQYYKYKFALDLYQGIAIGKHDPTEIKEILLQTKEEEKPATAAIPKDIRIHPKKISEDVLVIDKNVNNVDYKFARCCNPVYGDQIIGFVSIGEGIKVHRQQCKNALDLQKRYPYRIVQAQWTNEGAASYQTVLDLMGKDEIGIVNQITELISKDPRVTMRAIAINSGEGLFEGHITLLIDTAEHLSQLITRLKHLPGVLKVHRQDSMLEQ; from the coding sequence ATGAGGGAATTACTATCCAACTACAATCCGCTGATCGGCGAAAAACTCGGGACATTACAGAAATCATGCCGTAACCTGTTGTCAGAAGAAGACATCCGGCTGGTAGAAAAAGCTTTTACTATTGCCATTCAAAACGGTACACCGCCCGAGACATCATCTGACGTTACACCTGTATTATTACCGGAACAGGAAGTTACTCGTATACTCGACATTGCCTACATTGTCACATCGGAAATCGGCTTGGGACGCACCTCTTTGATTTGTGCCCTATTGCATCAGTCTGTTGAAAAAGAACAAATCCGGCTCGACACCGTCACAGATATATTCGGTCAGAAAGTAGCACAAATCCTCGAAGGCCTCAAAAATATCAGTCATATCTATGCGACACAAAAAATTGTAGACTCGGAAAATTTCCGGAAACTATTATTGAGTTTTGCACAGGACATCCGTGTACAACTGATCTTTCTGGCAGAAAAACTTTATGCCCTCCGGGAAGCCGAACACATGCCTTCCGGACAACAAAAAGCTCTGGCACAGGAAACAGACTACATTTACATTCCCTTTGCACACCGTCTGGGCTTGTATAACATCAAATCGGAAATGGAAGACCGCTCCCTGCGCTACTCCAATCCGGATATTTATGCCGAAATATCACGTAAACTGGCAGAATCGAAAGACGCCCGCGAAAAATACATTGCCGAATTCATCGCTCCCATCGTCGAAGAGCTGAACAAACGCAACATCCGTTTCAAAGTTAAATACCGGACGAAAACCATCGCTTCCATCCTGAATAAAATGCGTAAAAGCCAGGTGGAATTCGAAGAGATATACGATATTTTCGCCGTACGATTCATCATCGACAGCACAGGTGAAAATGAAAAACCGGATTGCTGGCGGGTATATTCCATCGTAACGGATAAATATACCCCTAATCCGCAGCGGCTGCGCGACTGGATCTCCGTACCGAAATCCAACGGTTATGAATCCTTACAAACCACCGTTTTAGGACCGGGTAAACGCTGGGTAGAGGTACAAATCCGCACCGAACGTATGGACGAAATCGCGGAAAAAGGTTTTGCCGCCCACTGGAAATACAAAGGAGGAAGCTCGGATTCCATCATCGAAAACTGGCTGAACGAATTGCGCGAAATCCTGGAAAGTCCGGAAGAGAATGCCATCGAATTACTGGACGACCTGAAACTGGATTTACAAGACAAAGAAGTCCATGTATTCACTCCCAAAGGAGACCTGATCACTCTTCCGGCAGGAGCCACATTGCTCGATTTTGCCTACGCCATACACACCAATATCGGAGGAAAATGCGTCGGAGGCAAAGTAAACCAACGCAATGAACCCCTGCGCTATCAACTCCGCAACGGCGATCAGATATCGGTATTGACCTCTTCCAACCAGCAGCCGAAAGCCGACTGGCTGAACTTTGCCGTAACCTCCAAAGCCCGCAACAAAATCCGGCAATACCTGAACGAAGAAATCAATCACCAGGCCAATATCGGAAAAGAATTGCTGGAACGAAGACTGAAAAACTGGAAGATCGATTTTACGGACGACGTCATCCGTAAACTGATGCAGTATTACAAATACAAATTTGCCCTCGATTTATACCAGGGAATCGCCATCGGCAAACACGATCCCACAGAGATCAAAGAGATTTTACTGCAGACAAAAGAGGAAGAAAAACCGGCAACCGCCGCAATTCCCAAAGATATACGCATCCATCCGAAAAAAATCAGCGAGGATGTATTGGTTATCGATAAAAACGTAAACAACGTAGATTATAAATTTGCGCGTTGTTGTAATCCGGTATACGGAGATCAGATCATCGGATTCGTATCCATCGGAGAAGGTATCAAAGTACACCGCCAACAATGTAAAAATGCCCTTGATCTGCAAAAACGCTATCCTTACCGTATCGTACAAGCCCAATGGACCAACGAGGGAGCAGCTTCCTACCAAACCGTTCTGGACCTTATGGGAAAAGATGAAATCGGTATTGTCAACCAGATCACGGAATTGATCAGCAAAGATCCCCGGGTAACCATGCGGGCCATTGCCATCAATTCAGGCGAAGGTCTGTTCGAAGGACACATCACTCTGCTGATCGACACCGCAGAACACTTGTCCCAACTGATTACCCGCCTGAAACACCTTCCCGGCGTCCTGAAAGTCCACCGCCAGGATTCCATGCTGGAACAATAA
- the nth gene encoding endonuclease III, whose product MTTKERYKGFIAWFSEHMPVAESELQYQTPFELLVAVILSAQCTDKRVNMTTPALFARFPDVFAMAEGTVEEIYDLIKSISYPNNKSKHLSAMSKKLVEDFNGVVPDDMELLQTLPGVGRKTANVVEAVAFHRPAMPVDTHVFRVADRIGLVTGAKTPLETEKQLVKNISPDILSTAHHWLILHGRYTCTARKPKCEECGIKAYCRYFEKK is encoded by the coding sequence ATGACAACGAAAGAAAGATATAAAGGTTTTATAGCCTGGTTTAGTGAGCATATGCCGGTGGCGGAAAGTGAATTGCAATATCAGACTCCTTTTGAACTTTTGGTGGCCGTGATATTGTCTGCCCAATGCACCGATAAGCGGGTAAATATGACTACGCCTGCCTTATTTGCGCGTTTCCCGGATGTTTTTGCTATGGCAGAGGGAACGGTAGAAGAAATCTATGATCTGATAAAGTCGATTTCATATCCCAACAATAAATCCAAGCATCTTTCCGCTATGTCGAAGAAGCTGGTAGAGGATTTTAACGGTGTCGTACCGGATGATATGGAGTTGCTTCAGACCTTACCGGGAGTGGGGCGTAAAACGGCTAATGTGGTCGAAGCGGTGGCTTTTCATCGTCCTGCTATGCCTGTAGATACTCATGTATTTCGGGTGGCAGACCGTATCGGTTTGGTAACTGGTGCTAAGACTCCTTTGGAAACCGAGAAACAACTGGTTAAAAATATTTCTCCCGATATTCTTTCTACGGCCCACCATTGGCTGATATTGCACGGGCGTTATACCTGTACGGCCCGGAAACCCAAGTGTGAAGAGTGTGGTATCAAGGCTTATTGCCGCTATTTTGAAAAAAAATAA